The following proteins are encoded in a genomic region of Leifsonia psychrotolerans:
- a CDS encoding sigma-70 family RNA polymerase sigma factor, translated as MGQQPARSSGRLALTRKLDARSDSELVELVRRGNAEAFGVLWQRHAGPGAAVARGYTGSQDPEDLVAEAFTKILQAIQSGRGPTTAFRAYLFTTIRNVSAGWGRSSKEASTDELDELADPTTVEDESLASLDRSLTVSAFRSLPTRWQEALWYSEVEGMTAQQIAPLLGMKANAISALTFRAREGLRQAWIQAHISSVPENSECQWSIDRVGSHARGALGSREQRRLDAHLVGCSRCSIIASEAQEVGSHLALVLLPLVAGVAGAAAYTAWTQASGASSLLAALSVAPLPASVTSSLGVTAAVTATTLSTGATLAVVAVATLGLIGGVTAVVPLFFTTPPDYSVAQPVPSPASSNLPIPGSTPTPTSTATATPTPTPSPSPSPSPSPTPTALPAPGPTPDPSPAPTPTPSPTPTPTPTPTPTPTPSPPVTDIAPPGFTLSRDVNDRVFPSASGTALPGATVDLVNGAGAVISQTTAGDAGDWSIDAVTGLDFGDQVIAARQTDTRGRVSTLTAPESLTLVPVSISSFIEDAVVTHSELVTVQGIPNATFELSVDGHRDSPTTAMPLNDVGGTFSLFMPDYLSFGHHSLGVRYVEPSGGVPRFGPESQVTFTLAYPALPISSPGPDSTVGTNTVRISGVWGSISAGYGVEAADSSGAVYHGTIAADGSWFVDAGPLSDGTHTFDVFARTPGGVVYSVPTPRTFTVDTSALAPTFSLTRDPDDRLLPSAVGTAEPGATVELVNGAGQTVDQATADAAGAWAIDAVTGLGFGAQTLAARQTDTAGNVSALSAPTSLTLRSIGITGVEYFVRPPVDSGIQDHAFITLTGDPGASFQLILGGEDAGSYVFDQDGNWADWPYWPSRVPADGQTTVGVRYRGGTVDAPRFGAENLIPVTFVD; from the coding sequence ATGGGTCAGCAGCCGGCGCGGTCGTCAGGGCGTCTTGCGTTGACCCGGAAACTTGACGCGCGCTCTGACTCTGAGCTGGTTGAGCTCGTTCGCAGGGGCAACGCCGAAGCCTTCGGCGTGCTCTGGCAGAGGCACGCGGGACCGGGCGCGGCGGTGGCACGCGGGTACACGGGCTCACAGGACCCTGAGGATCTCGTGGCTGAGGCGTTCACCAAGATCTTGCAGGCGATTCAGTCCGGCAGGGGACCGACGACGGCATTTCGGGCCTATCTGTTCACCACGATTCGCAACGTGTCGGCCGGGTGGGGGCGATCGTCGAAAGAGGCTTCAACCGACGAGCTCGATGAGCTGGCTGACCCGACGACGGTGGAGGACGAGTCGCTCGCGTCCCTTGACCGCAGCCTGACGGTCAGCGCGTTTCGTTCTCTGCCGACGCGGTGGCAGGAGGCTCTCTGGTACAGCGAGGTGGAAGGAATGACCGCTCAGCAGATCGCGCCGCTACTGGGCATGAAGGCCAATGCCATCTCAGCCCTCACTTTTCGGGCCCGGGAAGGCTTGCGTCAGGCCTGGATTCAGGCACACATCTCGTCTGTTCCCGAAAACTCTGAATGCCAGTGGTCGATCGATCGAGTCGGCAGTCACGCACGGGGTGCTCTGGGTTCCCGCGAGCAACGCCGCCTCGACGCTCATCTGGTGGGTTGTAGTCGATGCTCGATCATCGCCTCGGAGGCGCAGGAGGTGGGAAGCCATCTCGCCCTGGTGCTCCTGCCGCTCGTCGCCGGAGTTGCGGGGGCCGCCGCCTACACCGCCTGGACTCAGGCCTCTGGCGCATCGTCGCTGCTCGCCGCACTCTCTGTCGCCCCGCTGCCCGCGAGCGTGACGAGCTCGCTCGGCGTCACCGCAGCCGTGACCGCAACGACCCTGTCCACCGGAGCGACGCTCGCAGTCGTCGCTGTTGCGACGCTCGGGTTGATCGGTGGAGTGACTGCGGTCGTCCCCCTCTTCTTCACGACGCCGCCAGACTACTCAGTTGCTCAGCCGGTGCCGAGCCCTGCCTCGAGCAACCTGCCGATTCCCGGTTCGACGCCGACGCCGACGTCGACAGCGACAGCGACACCGACACCGACACCGTCACCGTCACCGTCACCGTCACCGTCACCGACGCCGACAGCACTGCCGGCGCCTGGGCCGACGCCTGACCCCTCACCGGCCCCCACTCCCACGCCCTCCCCAACGCCCACGCCCACCCCCACGCCCACCCCAACGCCCACCCCGTCGCCACCAGTGACGGATATTGCGCCTCCGGGGTTCACTCTCAGCCGCGATGTCAATGACCGTGTTTTTCCCTCGGCCAGCGGCACAGCCCTTCCGGGCGCCACGGTCGACCTCGTAAACGGTGCGGGGGCGGTAATCAGTCAGACGACTGCCGGCGATGCTGGCGACTGGTCGATCGATGCAGTGACTGGACTGGACTTCGGTGACCAGGTGATTGCCGCCCGACAGACCGACACTCGCGGCCGCGTCTCAACCCTGACAGCCCCAGAATCGCTCACCCTCGTTCCAGTGAGCATCTCGTCGTTCATCGAAGACGCCGTGGTCACCCATTCAGAACTTGTGACCGTCCAGGGGATCCCGAACGCGACGTTCGAGCTTTCGGTTGACGGTCACAGAGACAGCCCCACGACAGCAATGCCCCTGAATGACGTGGGCGGCACGTTCAGTCTGTTCATGCCCGACTATCTTTCATTCGGTCACCACAGCCTCGGCGTACGCTACGTCGAGCCCAGCGGCGGTGTGCCTCGGTTCGGACCGGAATCTCAGGTCACCTTCACGCTGGCGTATCCCGCACTCCCCATCTCCTCACCGGGTCCCGACAGCACGGTCGGCACCAATACGGTTCGCATCAGCGGCGTCTGGGGCTCGATCTCCGCCGGATATGGCGTGGAGGCAGCTGATTCTTCCGGCGCTGTCTACCACGGAACGATCGCGGCCGATGGTTCCTGGTTCGTCGACGCAGGCCCTCTTTCGGATGGCACCCACACCTTCGACGTATTCGCACGCACCCCCGGCGGCGTGGTTTATTCAGTCCCCACCCCACGCACCTTCACCGTCGACACCAGTGCGCTCGCCCCGACTTTCTCCCTGACACGAGATCCGGATGATCGGCTTCTTCCATCGGCGGTGGGCACGGCCGAGCCGGGGGCCACGGTTGAGCTGGTGAACGGGGCGGGTCAGACCGTTGACCAGGCGACAGCGGATGCCGCAGGCGCGTGGGCGATCGATGCGGTGACCGGTCTCGGCTTCGGTGCTCAAACGCTGGCCGCGCGACAGACCGACACGGCCGGCAACGTCTCGGCTCTCAGCGCGCCGACGTCGCTCACGCTTCGCTCGATCGGCATCACCGGAGTGGAGTACTTCGTCCGGCCGCCCGTGGACTCCGGGATTCAAGATCATGCCTTCATCACTCTCACCGGTGACCCTGGTGCGTCCTTCCAGCTGATTCTGGGTGGGGAGGATGCGGGATCGTATGTATTCGACCAGGACGGGAATTGGGCAGATTGGCCCTACTGGCCCAGTCGGGTTCCAGCGGATGGCCAGACCACCGTTGGTGTGCGTTACCGCGGTGGCACGGTCGATGCCCCCCGGTTCGGCGCCGAGAACCTGATACCGGTCACATTCGTCGATTAG